Below is a genomic region from Medicago truncatula cultivar Jemalong A17 chromosome 3, MtrunA17r5.0-ANR, whole genome shotgun sequence.
AACTTATATTATGAATAGGATATCAAGCCTTAGAGAGAAACTTAGTAAATGGGAACAAAATATCATGTCTATGCCTAAGAAAAGACTGAATACTGAGATACAAAAGGCTGGTAATTGGATTGCAACTTGGGGAAATGGTGAGGAGTTTGAGGTTGAAATGATTGGTGGTGGGCAGAGATTTACTGTGGACATGGGGAAAATAACTTGTAGTTGTAATTTTTGGGAGCTAGTAGGTATACCTTGTAGACATGCTATTGTTGCAATGTCTAAGACAGACCAAAACCCAGAGGGCTATGTTTCTGAATGGTATACTAGGAGCAagtatgaagcatgttataACTTCAATGTGAGTGCTATAAATGGTCAAGATACGTGGCCTGAAGTTGAATGTGAGGAGATGCTTCCTCCTGTGTACATCAAAGGACTAGGAAGACCTAAGAAACTAAGGAGGAGAGAGCCTGATGAGCCAGCAAAATCATGTGGGAAATTTAGCAGAGGTGCTAGTAAGTACAAGTGCACAAGATGTGGGAGCTGTGGTCACAATGCCAGAGGTTGCAAAAGTCAGACAGTGAACCCAGAAGCACAAAAAAGAAAGGTATTTTACTTCTGTCAAAATATTGATCAATATTTCTTGTCAGTTTATCTCTAACtatattgatttataatttGCAAACAGAAGAAACAACCAAAGaagcaaaatcaaacacaacaacaaagtGCTCAAGTCTCTCAAGAACAGTCTGCTCAACATGAAACACAAAGTGCTCAAGCAAGTCAAAGTGGGGAGACCAATCCAGTTCAAACTGAAGTAAGTCAAAGTGGAGGGGCCAATCAGTTCAAATTGAAGCAAGTCAAAGTGGGGGGGCCAATCCAATTCAGACTCAAACAAGTCAAAGTTTTGATACTAATCAAACAAAAGTTGATAAAGTTCAAAGGAAGGTAAATTGTTTATTATATGCTActaatttgtttattatatgcaactaatttgtttattatatgCTACTTTGACAGAGAAAAACATCAACTTAAGGAAATCAAACAGAAGTTACTGAAGGCAGTTTTAGTGTTGGTACTGGATCAACAAACACTGAAGTGGGGGTAAATGGGAATAAGAAAAGGAAGCTGGTTAAATCTGCTATGTGCAATGGTAAATTCAAGCCACCTGCACCTGCACATTCTCTTCCTTCCAGACCAGTTAAAGCTCCAATCACCAAACCTACAGTTGCATTTATGTCAACCTACATGAAACCAAATTCATCCACAGCTGTCAACCCCACTGCACAGGTTCATACCAATGTTCATTCTGCTCCAACCTCCAAAACTATTGTCAAACCAACTACAATAGTTTCCACAAATGTCAAGACTGCCCAAAACACACACAACATCATTAACCCATCTGCAATTGTCAACACAACAGTCAACACTACACCAACTTCTCAAACATTTACTTCTAAAACATTTGTCAAGCCATATACCATTGTGAAAACAATTATTGAACCTGTCTTAAAGAAACGTCCACCAAATCCAGCAACTAAGGTGAGGAGAAGTCGTAGGACTGCTTGGAAAAATAATGCTAACTTCAAAGGGCCTGGAAAAGCAATAGATGATCCAATTGAAGTGGCAGATGATGATAACCATGCTAAGACACAACATGCTACAAAAACTGCTGGTGATACTTCAAAAACTGTTGGTGATACTTCAAAAGCTGCTGGTGATGCTAAAGATGGATCCTGTTTAGGCCTgttgaaaaaaattgacacaattaaatatgtttaattgGGCTAGCAATGTTTTGATGTTGTCTTTTTTGGTGTAATATGTGGCTTGGACCAAGTTATCTGCTAATTATGTAGCTTAGCCATCTTTTGATGTTAATGTACCTATTGGCTTAGACCTTAAATGTTTAGCTTAGCCATCTTTTGATGCTAATTTACATATTGGCTTAGACCTTAAATGTTTCTTCCTTTGATGACAATGTATGGCTTAGACCTTAAATGTTTCTTCCTTTGATGACAATGTTATGCTATTTGAGTAAATGTTATTCTATTTCATTACAATCATGGGATACACCATCTTTGTTGCACAAAGTGATTGATGCTTCTGTAAAAACACAAACTTAAACAACACAAACTTAAACACTTTCTTGCAATCACATTACAATTCATTTAGATTGAAATACAACACACATTCATTTATATTGAATTACAACACTTAACACACAAACACTTAACAAACTAAACATAAAGCCTAAACATAAACACACTACCAATGGATCCACTTCATTACATAACAACCAACTACAACCCTAACTTAAACAAACTAACACTGCAATCGGAATCCAACTTGCCACCAGATGCAACTTCAGCCATTACTTTCTTCCATAAAACACACAAAAGAGAACCCAACTTGCCACCAGACTCCACTTCAGCTATGCCACTTTCTTTTTCTCAGCTaacatcttcttcttccacttaTCTTTCTTCAAGTCATAAATTCCTTCCATAGCTTCAACACaattacacttcttttctttaaACTCCACTTCTTCCTCAACCTTCACCTTCTCTTCTGTCACTTCAACCATTGGCCTTGTACCAGCAGCAAGCTCATCATCCCAAATCAACAActaacatgtattttttttcatccaatTGCGACACTTCCAAAATCGACGTCCTTGATTCGCTCTTGTGTTAGCAATGTAGATGACCATGGGCAACTCACAACGGCACATTGGAAGCATTCCACAGGAAGTTTCGAATTCACCGTACAATAAAGAACCATACGTGTACCCTGTACTGCTGTTTCCAGTTGACATTTTCGAACTGGAGAAAGTAAATCTGAGATGAGGGAATGCGAGTGAAGGTTCAATGGAGAAGAAAAGTGGATGTTTTAGGGTTTCAGAAAGCAAGAAGTACGattgagaagaagagaagaagaatacgtgaagaaggaaagaaggaGGCAGGGGTAAAACGGTCATTCCGCACGAAACCAGACtcattaagggcaaaattgtcaTTTCCCTCCCCATCTGCTGATGTGTCCTGCCAAAACCCCAGTCACTAAGTGCCACGTAGCTAATCACCCTCCACCTCAGCAAAATTTTGTAATTAGGAcgaattttcaaatgattagtaattacaggggcaaaatgggaggattagtaagctcatggatgaaaaatcaaatggcccataattacagggatgaaaagcaTATTTTACCCTAAAATAAAAGATCCTCAGTAGAATTTGCCCTTCTATTCCTGGTCTATTGATTACAAAATCTAGCCCTTCAATTCTACCAATGAGACATTGTAATTCTTCAACTCACAACAGAACAGACCTGCATAAAACACGTTAGTGGAAAGTTTTATCACCATATCCTACACTGCTTTCCCAAATAAAGAAGAGCAAAACTAGAAGTAAAGGAATTTCCCGATCTTGCTTCCAAAGCTATAGAACAATGATAAAACACTTTTCAACTCTACACTACATACAAATTCGGGAGGTTTTGATTTAAGACAGTCACGGGAATTGGGAGAGTATATATTAGGAAATTGGTTGCCAACATGTATGTCATTAGTTAATTCAAAAATGTATGTATGAAAATCAACCCCCATAAGATCAAATCAACCACTTCTCCGACTGTATATGGCATAGTCTCTTGCATGTAGTGAGGCATAGTCTCTTCCTTGTAGTGAGGAATGCGGGAATGAACCATGATAGGGATTTGAAGCTACCGCATTTTGATGAAATGTCTGAAGATAGCCCCCGGGTATTTGTTGGCAAACATGATGAGACTGTGAGGAAGGATTATAAGAACCTTGGAAACCAGCTGGGTTTAAGCCAAAATGAGGAGGAACATGTCCTGGAACATAACCATGATGCTCCATAAAATCTGTACTATGTGTAGCAAACGATGATTGATATCGAGATAGGTAGGGAAGTGGGGGAGGGAAAGAAGCAAGTCGATTGAGCACATTACTGCTAGGATGTACATGCACCTTACCTGTAGGAGTgttcttatttttattggtgTTGCTAGTAGAAGTGCCCTCAACTCCATTGGGCACATTACTACTAGGAGGTACATGCACCTGATCTGCACCCCGGGGTTCAGTTTGATGAAAATCCCCAGCCTGGTTTTTAACTATGCGTCTCTTTTTCGGTGGACGGGGATTATGCAAAGTAGGAGGGTTATTCTTATTTCCATTGATGTTGCTAGTAGAAGTACCCTCAACGCCTAGAGTAAAAGCCATAGGTTTTCCAAACAAATGGTCCATTAACTCAATTCCCTGGATCTCGCCGTTTAAAAACCGTGAAAGGTAGTCAATGGAATTATGGATACATTTGTAGATCGTCTTAAACCCTTCAGCTCTAACTGCTCGAGCAACATTTTGTGATAGATCTGTAAAATCCTCCACCTGttcaagaaaatatatataatcaaaaatcaaaataaactaaatatcATAGGTAATAATCCAATTAAAATAGGGGTGATGGAAAAGAATTTAGTTACACTCATTGAGTAAcgccatttttttaaaacccacGACCCATTGTATGAACTCGTACAATATCCATTCTGCCAAAGGTTTTCAACTGATGCTAGCTGCGCTAAAATGAAATTACCAAATGAACATGTTTCCGTGAAATtgaaatacataatatatattatgGCCGAAACAAGACAATTAAGTAATCCTCTAGTACCCCTCATAACCAAACtttcaaagagaaaaaaagtataaaacagggaaaaaattgtcttttattGGCCAAAAACATGAGACAGATCTGCCTGCTGTTAACATTGTTAATGGGTAATTGGAAAACATAGGAGCCTAAACAAAAACCAGAACAGACTAAACTGGAGAGCAGAAGAAAGTCAGAGTTGGTTGGAAACCACACGAGCGCAGTATTTCAGACAGAGGCCAGAAATGACATAGCGTTCACTCATCATCTTCCCAACCAGGTTTCTGGCAACAAGACCAGGTTTCTTTTCCGAACCAGAAATTCAAAATCCGAAAAACACTCGAAATAAAGGACCATGAAGACGAGGCACAAGGTTGGTGATCCAGCAAAAGAAAAGGATGTTGAAGACAAAGCAAGAAGTATTCAACATACTTTCGCAGCATAATacataagcaaaaataaaaccatttccaatttttttcacCATAAAGAGGCCGCAAAAGTAAATGATATTGAAGACAAAACACGGATTTAGTGATTGGGTATGAGGTCTTCTAAAACATCCACAACCCCTTTCCAAATATCAGAACAACAATCAACATAAAAATGTTACTATCTGAATCAATAATGTTGAAGACAAAGCACAAGGTTAGTGATCGGATAATAGGTCACAAAAGGATGAGCTATCAAACAAAGAGGGGATAAAAATCTTGAATGCATGGCTATAACACTTTGCATGCAGGACTGTGAAACGACACTTGTGCCGGTGGTTTGGATGCAGAGGCAGGAGattattatcatatataaaacaacatataatagtAAATCAGAATTCTCAGTAGGTAGAAAAACATTGTAACTACCTTGACTAAAAGAGTAACAAAAAGATGGGCCAATGACTGTTTGTTTTTATTCCCATAGTTGGTATATGTTTTAACAGCCTTCGTCACAGACTCAAGGTCAGCTCCCTCTGAAACACAATTATacacaaatatcaaaattaattgcAACACAGTCCTAGAAATTAATTGTAGGCAGCGCgttttaaaattcaattatCACGGTGTCCTCCATTTGTAGGTTCTTAAATGAGATTGGTGTTCAGAATAGATACGGCAATTGGTGTGGTGTGTGCTTCAGTCGAAGGAAAACGAGGATTGCAAAATGTATCAACTGCGAGCAACGGTGAGGATTATAACAGGCAAAAGGTAGTAATATTTATCCTAAAATAAGGTAGTAATGTCAAGGTGGGCTGGTGGTTATCCTGAACGAGGAGTTGTGGAGAGGGATGAAGATCGGTGGTTGGCAATGAGCACGGAGGAGGGGCACGCGAAAAGGAAGAgggagaaatgaaaaaaaattggtgtgcAATGTGCACTATAAGATATAAGGGTCCATCATGAACCACCTATCAAGGAGGTCCATACTAGCCAGACTTTATTTAACATACTCTGCAAGTATGTTCATCTATAAACAAGCTAAGAATATAGGATGCCAAGTATTTTAAAAGTCTTCGGTGATAATACTTTTGTAAGAGTGGACTTGTACTAATAGTCTAGTTGTAATACATGAACGATGGACCTAGGTTGTTGCATACACAGGTGTTACAGATTGGGAATagataaacacatttttttctGTGTCAACGTCTCCAATCATAAAGAATGTTCGTATAAATTCAAGGACAACtaaatattcaattaaaaacttttataCTATCAGAAACTTTACCTTTAAGTAAAGTAGAGAATGGAGGTAAAATGGGAGGATCGCAAGTCTGCAattgaaataaatgaaaaatatagtaTTAGAACTCAGCGAAGAAAATAACATATAGACAAGGCATCACAAGGTACTATTTGGGAAATATGTAAGTAATGTTGAATTAATTTGTTTCTAAACTGATTCATGTATCACTCCAAGATATATTCATGACATgagaaaattttaatatttacaaTCAACTTTTAGTTACATACATATCCCACTTGATATTTTACCATGTAAACCGTGCGTTTTCAAGAAAAAGAATTTGGAAAAGGTCTTCTCTGCACAACAAATCATCTCACCTATGCTAGTTGATTAATTAACTACTAATGTGTCTTTCtaagataaaaaataacatgttaaaTGAATAACAACGCTGATAATATTTAGCCAAtgacaacaaattaaaatgatgcTGAACAACTATATCCATCAATAAAATTATCCTGAAAATTGCATTATATTGCCACAACTTGTGTTTAATAGCTCTGTAAATTAACAATCAAATATGTGCTTCCATTGAATTATTGACCACCTGACTAAATCCAATTCTCGACTCTGATATAAAAAGTAATGCTTCCAAAATAAATATGTGcttcaacaaatatttaaaatgttcaatacCTGAAAATGAAAAGCAACAAACGATACAATCGACAAAGAATTCAAAGTAGCGTCTTTGGAACTGTTGATATTATGAGCCTTAGCCCATGATTTCATCTACAATATGCATATATAAGAACCAAAATGACTTCTAAAAATTAGTCAGTTATACAAAAACATGTATCCGGGACAGTAGGTTTGACATTTAAGAGAGTAAAACTAGTGCGTTACAAATGATACCACCAGCAAAGAAGGGTATGGAAAAACTAAGATTAAGCTGAGATGTATTCACTAAAAACTTTTGAAAAGCCAATTCAATGGTAACTTTTTGACAAAACTCGTCACACAGTTTGACTTCAATATGTTTCAACAACACACCTTCAGACCAGAAATAGAGATTTTTTTGACCACACACAATTTGTCACTGTCAATTTAACCTAACACAAAGCCTGTATTTAACCATGAACAAACTGATCATTTATCACAATTTCAATATCACTACAGGTTTTCCATCTGTTTCCTTTTCTCGTTTCAAATTggtattaaataaaatattaactcAAACACCACAAAAATTATCTGTAATAGCATTTAAAACAGTGTAAACATATTGACGCTGAACTTTACTGAAATAACATCAAAAGCGCAGAAGTATCATAATTACCAGTAAACATAGCTTTTGAAATCTTCCATCTATGGCAGAAATTGCACGGATAAAATGGGATTTTGCAATGCCGTCCCGATTTTCGACTGATAAATCACATTCAACACCTGTTCCAATATCAGTAACTTTTACGATTGGTACCTTGGCAGACAGGATGACTTCTAAAGCAGTAACATGCCCACTTTCTGCAACACAAAAGCCATCGATGTTATAATTTCTACAACAACTTAGAAGCTGTAGATTCATATCAGCATTGCAAAAATAGAATAAACCAAACCCCATGTCAGAATCCTTTTTAACAAGAGCAGAACAAAGATAaccaaaacatttatttttcaattaaaatatttgtactCATTAAAACTAAGTTGTCCTACAGCTTTCTTATCTAAAAGCTAATTACGATGTGACTTTCAGTGCAAATATTCTCAAATATCCAATTAGTTCCATgttctaaataatttattaccCCACATTTCAAGGTAGAACGTATAAAAACAATGTATCCACagaacataaaacaaaaacagttGATGCAGTTTTGAAAAAgagtgagatttttttttggataacaaaagaaaaagcttCTTTTGAAGAAGGCGCTGGATGTGCTCCTTGTTTATTAACAAACAATTATGTTAATCTACACCTCAATGTGAGGCTATATCTGGTCTCAGTCTCTTCCGGCTGCCTCATCCAACTTACTCCACTCGCTATGTTTTGAAAATTAGTTCTGTCCAAATTTGCGGTAACCATATAAGAAGGTATAGACCCATTGTCATATCTATACTGCATCTAGAACTTGTTACTTTCAGGTATTTATGACCCTTGAGCCAAATCTTAAAGAAACTGCTATTTTTCTCTCAAATAATTTAATCTCATACGAAGATAGGAATTTTGGCACTTTTTGAGAAtcccaaaaatataaaacaaggcATAGTGGCCTTGCCACAATTCAATTAAGGTGTCGCATGAACAATTTTGACTTGTGTAAAGATTAATACACAGacaagataaaaaatttaagttagGCAAAAGAACCATATGATAATAATCAATTGTTCAGCAAACTCGGATGATATAAAGCTATGAGATCATATTCTTGAAAAATAACGCTGCCTGTCATGCATACATAGAACAGTATGTTGTTGATAGATAGAATTCAAGAGTAAGTGATGCTTATTGAAGAACTTTTCCTTTGGCAAAAGCTAACAATAAAAGATGATAGTATAATAAGCTTACTTTGAAATGACCGTAACTTCTTGCTGAACTTCCGAAGGACTTGAATCTTCTTCATCCGATTAATTTCAATGGAATCACTGAAATTGATAGACAAGTCAAGATCACTTCTTTCATTGAAAATGTCCATTACAAATGATCCATATTCTTCCACAACAGGGGAAACCATACTATTGCCTGAAGGGAAAATAATGTATTACCAAAGGAAGGCATTGTTTTAGTTAGGGGATAAACTAAAAATTGAGCTATAATTGAAGTAAAAGGACCAATAGgtgtaaaatgaaaatgaatagatGATAAAAAAGGAGAGGTAAAaggtcattttaattttaaaaaagcgTGATTTTGTTTTCCTACATTGTTAACTGTTCGATCCCGATGCAAAAATTGTTTCTCTACCAAAAGACGTGTTTCCAATATGAAATCAGAAAGAAGAAATGGAGTGAATCAGGCCAATACAATCAAAACGggaaaaaagttgaaatagtGCACGTACATGATAAAGAAACATTGAATAATCAGTACAATTAGATCCAATCACGTAAGAAATATGTTACCAACTTCTTAGATTCTTTTGAAAGCAAATTTTGCAAGCTAGATATTTTAGGAAACAAGAAGAAAAGATTACCATATATTTCCTTTGCCATCATATTGAAGATGCGAATCAAATCTCTCCTGTTCTGATAATGAACTGGTTTTGGACAATCTCTATCATAGGTATCACAAAGAAGTGCATCTAAATCAACTATACGGGTAGAGTTGAAATTGATCTTAGCTAATTTCTCAGACTCGAGCTTCTCTGCAGTCTTTAGATGGTCTGCGAAAAGAGATAAATGAGTAATTCGCtgcttcaaatttaatatagcCTTTGCCTATATTTGAAGCACCAATAGATaggtaataaataaataaatagttaggGAAATGATGCATTCCTAGGAAGGTGACTTCTTCagtcttttgtttttctctacAAACTTGTTTGGATAACTAgtttaattaagcgcttattGTATAggtgtttatgtataagctatttctataacaaaatacATAATAGAGTAATTGTTTCAAtgtaagctataagctatttttcataagctatcttagagaacttatggaaataagctgaaaaccgCTCATGGGCATGTCATAACTCACAAGACATTTtctaagttctcccaaacagtctgaCAAGTTTATTATtacataagttcaaataagtcaatttaaaCTGACCCTAAGATAATGAGGAGAAGGAGGATATTTAAATGATGCTCATTGAAAgctcaatttttttcaataaaattgagaaaataaagaaatggATCATGgtattcttcaaaaacaaaaaacagaaatagATTTTTACAAAAAAGATTTGTCGTTCAAACTGTACCTGAAGTTCTATATTTCCACTTATGAAGGatccaaaattgattctaacttgatACTAGAAGTTGGAGTTTTTTATTCTACaattgatttttacactcaAACTTAGCGTGTATTTGGTTCTGAGTGGTGAGAATTGATTCTAAATGAATCAATTTATATAACTGGGTCTGGCTAAAAATGGATTGAATGTAGAgtggtttatgtttggatatatttAGGTAAAAGTGAATTGAACAATGAATTCAAGACTAAAATCAATTGTAGAAACCAAAAGCTACAAAATTCTTGCTTCAAGTAGAATTAGTTCTATTTCAAAACATCCAAACAtgccaaaatcaattttactccTCTAGAATCAACCCCTTCCATACttaaaaccaaacatacacttattGTTCATCCTATTTTTACATGAATGCAGTCAAACACTAATCGATTTATCTTCAACCCacttagaatcaattttacattatcaattcactcaaaatcaatttgtaTCATCGCGGGCGTGTGCACACACACAACAGATAAGACCTCAAAGACATGCTAGTTACTACCTAACTTCCCCTCGTATCTGAAAGCAAAACCCTTCAATTGCACTCAGTTCAATAAACCAAACGAAATCATTGTCTGTACTCTACTCTTCTCattcatcaaactcataggcTATGCAGATATTAATAAAAGTCTAGTCtagtaataataatgataataattttctttcttgaaattcaaataattaagaacGGATATAACACAACAAGAATTTACATACACAAGTATTAAATAGGAATGAAGTGAAATTGCGTACCTTCCTCTTCTTCGTTACTTTTGGTTAACGTTTGTTTACTTTCCTCGGGCAACTCCATTGTTGCTTGCTTCGAAACCTAGAATTTGTAGTGTGAGGGGAAAAGAGGGGAGAAGaaattgaagagagagagagagagagagagagagagagttgttgtGAGGGTTTATGGAGGAAGGGAGGAATAGGGTTCGTAAATGGATGGATCTGTTGTTGCGAGGAGGAGGAGAAGCGTCGCACGAGAGAGAGAGGGAATGATTTGGGGACGTGATGGTTGAAGTACGGATAACTATTTtgttttacattatttttactGTTCGAATGAATTCGTTccgagaattgttgttgacataaTATAAGGCTGAGACACACGAATAAAATACGTTTTTGcctcctcggtagttaactgccgaaaatTTGTTATAAGAACGGAATAGATATAGCAGTTTCCAAAACTTCATTGTTACGTTTTTTTATCTCCAATGTGTGATTTTGAGCAATTTCAAGAcattccaagccaatttcaatcacaaaaacaagtaagttttttgaatcttattgcattgttgttttgtggtcaaattgttttttttttttttttgttaaatttcgattatataggtttatgatatgttaggatagtttaggttagaattgttagagaacttttattgaattgttaggtttaggttttgatgaattgagaaTTGTTATAATTGTTGTGTTCAAAAACCTATGTATTTATGCACAGATTGTGAGAGCTTGTTGTTCTCTCCTAGGGTTTCGGTGCCGTCGCCCAATTGTGAGAGCTTGTTGTTCGATCAGATTGTTTCTCAACCTTGATCGTTGTTCTTTATGTTCCCTTGTGCCTTGGCCGGTtagttttttcaatttcaattcatgCATATTAGTTTTGCTAGCTTCCAAAGAATTGTGTTAATGAATTCAAATTGCATTATGTGAGATTCTCGTGACTAATGATTACATGGTAGTTGGATGGAGTGGTTGGTAATCCTTGGATTATGTTGTCATGGTAGTGGAGTTCAATTACGGCTCTAATTGTTTGGATGTTGGTACGACTGATTTCTAAATTTGCTTCCAAAAAGGGTTTGATTATGAAGATGATTAGTTGTCGAGGAAAATGAGTCTAATAAGTTGGAATTGCAGGGGTTTGGGTAGCCCGAATGCAATTCCAGATTTAAAGTACCTAGTTCGGTACTTCAATCCGgaccttttatttttaactgAGACGCTAGTCCAccgaaataaaattgaagaattacGTTACTTGCTTGGCTTTgatttttgcttttcttttgaTCGAATTGGTAGAGGCGGAGGCCTTGCTTTATTTTGGCGCGCGTCCTTTAATTGTCAAATTGTTAACTATTCacaaaatcatatatatgttgATGTTATGGATTCTGTTCTTGGTTTGTGGAGGCTCACCGGTTACTACGGGTACCCTGAACGGGGACGTCGAAGACTTGCGTGGGATTTCCTTCGTAATTTGTCTAATCAATTTACCGGGCCTTGGTGCATCTTGGGTGATTTTAACGACATAATGGATGCAGgtgaaaaaagaggaagaaataTACGTTCTAATTGGTTGATTAATGGCTTTAGGCAAGCGGTAttagaatttggttttggtggACGTGCCTATGGAGGGTTATCCCTGCACTTGGTTCAGAATTTTGGGAACATCTCGTGTGGTAGAGGAACGACTTGATCGAGCACTAGCTAATAATGGTTGGTTCAACCTTTTTCCTTCAGCCATTTTAGAGAATCTTGCAGCCCCGTCGTCGAATCACTATCCCATTTTGTTGAATAGAAATCCTGTGCAGCGACCTCACCTCCATAAGCGTGGGTTTCGTTATGAAAATGCATGGTACTCTGAACCGGGATTTAAGGAGCTCGTTAATGATGCCTGGCACTTACAGAATGGTAATTCAGTTATGCCTAGACTATCAGAGTGTGCAACAGATATGGTGGCCTGGAATAGAAATAATTGTAATAAGTTGAAGATGGACATCGAAGAATGTCGTCTGCAAATTCATAACATACGGCTTAACAGTTCAGGGTCTGACCAATTTCAACTTGTAGGTCTTAGGAAGAATATGAGTAGGCTACTGTCCCAAGATGATGCGTATT
It encodes:
- the LOC25489867 gene encoding protein HESO1 isoform X2, which codes for MELPEESKQTLTKSNEEEEDHLKTAEKLESEKLAKINFNSTRIVDLDALLCDTYDRDCPKPVHYQNRRDLIRIFNMMAKEIYGNSMVSPVVEEYGSFVMDIFNERSDLDLSINFSDSIEINRMKKIQVLRKFSKKLRSFQKSGHVTALEVILSAKVPIVKVTDIGTGVECDLSVENRDGIAKSHFIRAISAIDGRFQKLCLLTCDPPILPPFSTLLKEGADLESVTKAVKTYTNYGNKNKQSLAHLFVTLLVKLASVENLWQNGYCTSSYNGSWVLKKWRYSMSVEDFTDLSQNVARAVRAEGFKTIYKCIHNSIDYLSRFLNGEIQGIELMDHLFGKPMAFTLGVEGTSTSNINGNKNNPPTLHNPRPPKKRRIVKNQAGDFHQTEPRGADQVHVPPSSNVPNGVEGTSTSNTNKNKNTPTGKVHVHPSSNVLNRLASFPPPLPYLSRYQSSFATHSTDFMEHHGYVPGHVPPHFGLNPAGFQGSYNPSSQSHHVCQQIPGGYLQTFHQNAVASNPYHGSFPHSSLQGRDYASLHARDYAIYSRRSG
- the LOC25489867 gene encoding protein HESO1 isoform X1, translated to MELPEESKQTLTKSNEEEEDHLKTAEKLESEKLAKINFNSTRIVDLDALLCDTYDRDCPKPVHYQNRRDLIRIFNMMAKEIYGNSMVSPVVEEYGSFVMDIFNERSDLDLSINFSDSIEINRMKKIQVLRKFSKKLRSFQKSGHVTALEVILSAKVPIVKVTDIGTGVECDLSVENRDGIAKSHFIRAISAIDGRFQKLCLLMKSWAKAHNINSSKDATLNSLSIVSFVAFHFQTCDPPILPPFSTLLKEGADLESVTKAVKTYTNYGNKNKQSLAHLFVTLLVKLASVENLWQNGYCTSSYNGSWVLKKWRYSMSVEDFTDLSQNVARAVRAEGFKTIYKCIHNSIDYLSRFLNGEIQGIELMDHLFGKPMAFTLGVEGTSTSNINGNKNNPPTLHNPRPPKKRRIVKNQAGDFHQTEPRGADQVHVPPSSNVPNGVEGTSTSNTNKNKNTPTGKVHVHPSSNVLNRLASFPPPLPYLSRYQSSFATHSTDFMEHHGYVPGHVPPHFGLNPAGFQGSYNPSSQSHHVCQQIPGGYLQTFHQNAVASNPYHGSFPHSSLQGRDYASLHARDYAIYSRRSG